The following coding sequences are from one Candidatus Omnitrophota bacterium window:
- a CDS encoding dCMP deaminase family protein, which yields MEETINKLHQEFSELSQALSVGRPSWDEYFMMMAKLAATRSTCYSRPVGAVIVRDRRLLATGYNGAPPGTWHCTDEKKCFWRQPENHVPGIEPRELSRAIHAEMNAIAHAARKGISIEGGTLYCTLSPCINCFKVVISAGIKEVFFEHIYDFNNNGGDKFLLDYYAQYKNIISVKQLKITDQGQRTAIQFLSDITSKRRHDHYS from the coding sequence ATGGAAGAAACAATCAACAAACTTCACCAAGAATTTTCCGAACTGTCCCAAGCCTTGAGCGTGGGGCGGCCTTCCTGGGACGAGTATTTCATGATGATGGCGAAACTAGCAGCTACGCGTTCGACCTGCTACTCGCGTCCCGTCGGCGCCGTCATCGTTCGGGACCGGCGCCTTCTAGCGACGGGCTACAACGGAGCGCCGCCAGGAACCTGGCATTGCACGGACGAGAAGAAATGCTTTTGGCGGCAGCCGGAAAATCACGTCCCCGGCATCGAACCTCGCGAATTGTCGCGCGCCATCCACGCCGAAATGAACGCCATCGCTCATGCCGCCCGCAAGGGCATCAGCATCGAAGGGGGAACGCTCTACTGCACCCTCTCGCCTTGCATTAACTGTTTCAAAGTAGTCATCAGCGCCGGAATCAAAGAAGTCTTCTTCGAACATATTTACGATTTCAATAATAATGGGGGCGACAAATTCCTGCTGGATTACTACGCCCAATACAAAAATATCATTTCTGTGAAGCAACTGAAAATAACGGATCAAGGCCAAAGAACCGCCATCCAATTCCTTTCGGATATCACATCCAAACGGCGGCACGATCACTATTCTTGA
- a CDS encoding response regulator, with amino-acid sequence MKVLINERNEDIRKLYEVIFSPYEAEITFAEDADEAQASAERDHFDLVLLDVGFPDMEGIAVADHLHSKVPDHSLVLVSSVPVAKIISEELKKSISLFMKPLDIKGLQNLIRSRFHLAPSMA; translated from the coding sequence ATGAAAGTCCTCATCAATGAAAGAAACGAAGATATCCGCAAACTATACGAGGTAATCTTCTCCCCGTATGAAGCGGAAATCACCTTTGCGGAAGACGCCGACGAAGCGCAGGCCAGCGCCGAGAGGGATCATTTCGATCTAGTGCTTCTCGATGTAGGCTTTCCGGATATGGAAGGCATCGCTGTGGCCGATCATCTTCACAGCAAGGTACCCGATCATTCGCTGGTGCTAGTCTCCTCGGTTCCGGTAGCCAAGATCATCAGCGAGGAGTTGAAAAAATCCATCAGCCTTTTCATGAAGCCTTTGGATATCAAAGGATTGCAAAATCTAATTCGCAGCCGCTTTCACTTGGCGCCATCTATGGCCTGA
- a CDS encoding isochorismatase family protein yields the protein MNAQTASSPKTASASSRAKFKKHESILRREDAVLLVIDCQKKLVDIMEHRVTLVAEIVRLMEGAKMLGVPIIAAAQYPQGLGPIVEDIAKEIDPAMTAEKMTFSCCGNADFWKLLRKTKRKQVIATGVETHVCVMQTVLDLLANGYQAQIPVLATCSRSDFNRDLAFERMQNAGAILTDTEAVLFELLKEAGTDEFKAVKKLII from the coding sequence ATGAATGCGCAAACGGCAAGTTCCCCAAAAACGGCTTCGGCGTCCAGCCGCGCCAAATTCAAAAAACATGAAAGCATTCTGCGGCGGGAGGACGCGGTTTTGCTCGTCATCGACTGCCAAAAGAAACTCGTCGATATCATGGAACATCGCGTTACCCTTGTCGCTGAAATCGTTCGCTTGATGGAAGGCGCTAAGATGCTTGGCGTTCCCATCATCGCCGCCGCGCAATATCCGCAAGGCTTAGGGCCTATCGTGGAGGATATCGCCAAGGAGATCGATCCCGCCATGACCGCCGAAAAAATGACGTTCAGTTGCTGCGGAAACGCCGATTTTTGGAAACTCCTGCGCAAGACCAAGCGCAAACAGGTCATCGCGACGGGAGTCGAAACTCACGTCTGCGTCATGCAAACGGTTCTCGATCTTCTCGCCAACGGCTACCAAGCGCAAATACCTGTCCTGGCGACATGCTCCCGCAGCGACTTCAACCGCGATCTCGCTTTCGAACGTATGCAAAACGCGGGCGCAATCCTGACCGATACGGAGGCGGTATTGTTCGAATTACTGAAGGAAGCCGGGACGGATGAATTCAAGGCCGTGAAAAAATTGATCATATAA
- a CDS encoding glycosyltransferase family 4 protein, which produces MKILFLNHNLIWRGTFFRCLGFARELVRQGDEVYLWTTAREIDAGGSRFSIDGVKVWQTPRWRPVSGHDGGYALVDNLARLIRASWNSWDVIHAFDHRPNVLLPWLWMRARRRIAPRDRRTLFVSDWCDWWAGGGITTARRRFAFIDRWEQKIEEGSKRISDGVTVISSALHERALRAGVEPNRLLTLPSGVAIERFPAMDRDECRKQLGLPLLAPILGFVGFSLWDMGLLAEAFSHIKKEIPEAVLLVVGGGVEEKEKEIFRQRFQTGQDVFLPGAVPFEEIPCYLGACDVQLLPLENNLANQARIPNKLFDYYASGRPVAASDVGDAAAYIREHQTGLAGGTDALSLAESAINLLRNPIFAGECGDRARIMAEKKFAFSALTSVLSSFYNGLMNAMI; this is translated from the coding sequence ATGAAAATTCTTTTTCTCAATCATAACTTGATATGGAGGGGAACTTTCTTCCGCTGTCTCGGCTTCGCGAGGGAATTGGTTCGCCAGGGCGATGAAGTATATCTATGGACGACGGCGCGGGAAATCGACGCGGGGGGAAGCCGTTTTTCCATCGACGGCGTCAAGGTCTGGCAAACGCCGCGCTGGCGGCCGGTGAGCGGCCATGACGGCGGATACGCCCTTGTGGACAACCTCGCCCGTCTGATCCGGGCTTCATGGAACTCATGGGACGTTATTCACGCCTTCGATCATCGCCCGAACGTTCTTCTTCCCTGGCTATGGATGCGGGCGCGCCGCCGAATCGCGCCGAGAGACCGCCGGACGCTCTTCGTCAGCGATTGGTGCGATTGGTGGGCGGGAGGCGGGATCACGACCGCCCGCCGCCGTTTTGCCTTCATCGACCGCTGGGAGCAAAAGATTGAGGAGGGAAGCAAGCGCATCTCCGACGGCGTGACGGTCATCAGTTCCGCCCTTCATGAACGGGCGCTGCGTGCGGGAGTCGAACCAAACCGGCTCTTAACGCTGCCCTCCGGCGTGGCGATCGAACGCTTTCCCGCCATGGATCGGGATGAGTGCCGAAAACAGCTTGGCTTGCCTTTGCTGGCGCCGATTTTGGGATTCGTCGGCTTTTCCTTGTGGGACATGGGACTATTGGCGGAAGCCTTCAGCCACATTAAAAAAGAAATCCCCGAAGCGGTTTTATTAGTCGTCGGCGGCGGTGTGGAGGAGAAGGAGAAAGAAATATTCCGCCAGCGTTTCCAAACCGGCCAAGATGTTTTTCTTCCGGGCGCTGTTCCCTTTGAGGAAATTCCCTGCTATCTAGGGGCCTGCGATGTACAACTTTTGCCGCTTGAGAACAATCTTGCCAACCAGGCGCGGATTCCCAATAAACTCTTCGATTATTACGCTTCCGGAAGGCCGGTGGCTGCGTCCGATGTTGGCGACGCCGCCGCTTATATCCGTGAGCATCAGACTGGATTGGCGGGAGGAACGGACGCTCTCTCCTTGGCGGAAAGCGCCATAAACTTATTGAGAAATCCGATTTTTGCCGGGGAATGCGGGGATAGGGCGCGCATCATGGCGGAGAAAAAATTTGCTTTTTCCGCCTTGACAAGCGTTCTGTCGTCTTTCTATAACGGATTAATGAATGCTATGATATAA
- a CDS encoding cation diffusion facilitator family transporter, which translates to MNIDNSKGKVSEELRTQQVRHVTIWGMFVNIALSGIKFVCGWIGHSQAVIADAIHSLSDLATDIAVLIGSRYWSLPADAEHPHGHGRIETVVTALLGFVLLAVGVGIGWNAIVTLQQRHEANLEAPKWIAFWAAVLSIVSKELLYHWTVKVGHSIKSQAVIANAWHHRSDGFSSIPAAISVAGAAISPDWIFLDHIGALIVCLFILQAAWSIMAPAFNQLIDAGASAKEIEQIETTALTVSGVKSVHAIRTRSIGSGTALDLHIQVDGSLTVQKGHEISGIVKKQLLIKCPDVVDVIIHIEPYRE; encoded by the coding sequence ATGAACATCGATAATTCAAAAGGGAAGGTTTCGGAAGAGTTGCGTACCCAGCAAGTGCGCCATGTTACGATCTGGGGGATGTTCGTCAATATCGCCCTATCGGGTATCAAATTCGTATGCGGATGGATCGGGCATAGCCAGGCGGTCATCGCCGACGCCATTCACAGCTTATCCGATCTGGCTACCGACATCGCGGTGTTGATCGGCTCGCGCTACTGGTCGCTGCCCGCCGACGCCGAACATCCGCACGGTCACGGACGGATCGAAACCGTCGTTACGGCGCTATTGGGATTCGTACTGTTGGCCGTCGGCGTGGGGATCGGCTGGAACGCAATTGTTACGCTGCAACAACGCCATGAGGCGAACTTGGAAGCGCCGAAATGGATCGCCTTCTGGGCGGCGGTTCTTTCCATTGTCAGCAAGGAATTGCTCTATCACTGGACGGTAAAAGTGGGACACTCCATCAAGTCGCAGGCCGTTATTGCCAACGCTTGGCATCATCGGTCGGACGGATTCAGTTCCATTCCGGCAGCCATTTCCGTGGCAGGCGCGGCGATCAGTCCCGATTGGATTTTCTTGGATCATATCGGCGCGCTGATCGTCTGTCTTTTTATTCTGCAAGCGGCGTGGAGCATCATGGCTCCCGCTTTCAATCAACTCATCGACGCCGGCGCATCCGCCAAGGAGATCGAACAGATTGAAACGACGGCTTTGACGGTATCCGGCGTCAAATCCGTCCACGCCATCCGCACCCGCTCCATCGGTTCGGGCACGGCGCTCGATCTTCATATTCAAGTGGATGGAAGTCTCACTGTTCAAAAAGGCCATGAAATTTCCGGCATCGTGAAAAAACAACTTTTAATTAAATGCCCAGATGTCGTCGATGTCATCATCCATATCGAGCCGTATCGGGAATGA